A part of Deltaproteobacteria bacterium genomic DNA contains:
- a CDS encoding phosphoglycerate kinase — protein MIRKLAELDLANKTVFLRVDFNVPIKDGKITEPHRIESAMPTIRAILKSARKVIVASHLGRPDGQVVAKYSLAPVRDHLQKALNESVALAPDCVGAAVENLVRTSSERVVLLENLRFHKEEEKNNEAFSRALAGLADAYVDDAFGAAHRAHASISGMAAFFKQKAAGLLLQKELDYLSRALSNPDKPFVTILGGAKVSDKIGVIRNLLPKVDSLLIGGGMAYTFLKAQGIDIGKSLVESDKIDLAKDLLREAAAHNVSLLLPSDHVTGDSEKKNPATTVKSVPADRMGLDIGPQTIAQFNAAIAKAKMVLWNGPVGLFEVKPYDSGSNAIAQTLAANHPKIVSIIAGGDTVAAVGAAGVEDKITHLSTGGGATLEFLEGKILPGIKALEEPA, from the coding sequence ATGATTAGGAAACTCGCCGAGCTCGACTTGGCCAACAAGACAGTCTTCCTGCGGGTCGATTTCAATGTGCCGATCAAGGACGGCAAGATCACCGAGCCGCATCGTATTGAAAGTGCCATGCCGACGATTCGCGCGATTCTTAAGAGTGCCCGCAAGGTCATCGTTGCCTCCCACCTGGGCCGGCCCGATGGTCAAGTGGTCGCGAAGTACAGTCTGGCGCCGGTGCGCGACCATCTACAAAAAGCTCTAAACGAATCCGTCGCGCTTGCGCCCGACTGCGTCGGCGCCGCGGTGGAAAATCTCGTGCGCACGAGCAGCGAGCGCGTCGTGTTGTTGGAGAACCTGCGCTTTCACAAAGAAGAAGAAAAAAACAACGAGGCCTTTTCGCGCGCGCTGGCGGGGCTCGCCGACGCCTATGTCGACGATGCCTTTGGCGCCGCCCACCGCGCCCATGCCTCGATCTCCGGCATGGCCGCCTTTTTCAAACAAAAAGCCGCAGGCCTGTTGTTGCAGAAGGAGCTCGACTATCTTTCGCGTGCGCTTTCCAATCCCGACAAACCTTTCGTGACGATTCTGGGCGGCGCTAAAGTTTCCGACAAGATCGGCGTCATCAGAAACCTCCTGCCCAAAGTTGATAGTCTCCTGATCGGCGGCGGCATGGCCTATACGTTTCTCAAGGCCCAGGGCATAGATATTGGCAAGTCGTTGGTCGAAAGCGACAAAATTGACCTCGCCAAAGACTTGTTGCGCGAAGCGGCAGCGCACAACGTGTCGCTGCTGTTGCCCAGCGATCACGTCACCGGTGATAGCGAAAAGAAAAATCCCGCAACGACGGTGAAGAGTGTCCCCGCCGATCGCATGGGCCTCGACATCGGTCCGCAAACGATTGCTCAGTTCAATGCCGCGATCGCCAAAGCAAAAATGGTTTTATGGAACGGGCCGGTCGGCCTTTTTGAAGTGAAGCCCTACGACTCCGGCAGCAACGCGATTGCACAAACGTTGGCGGCCAATCATCCCAAGATTGTCAGCATCATCGCCGGCGGCGACACTGTTGCCGCAGTCGGCGCCGCGGGCGTGGAAGATAAGATTACCCATCTCTCCACCGGCGGCGGCGCGACCTTGGAATTTCTCGAGGGCAAGATCCTGCCGGGCATCAAAGCGCTTGAGGAACCCGCGTGA